The following are encoded in a window of Platichthys flesus chromosome 11, fPlaFle2.1, whole genome shotgun sequence genomic DNA:
- the mdh2 gene encoding malate dehydrogenase, mitochondrial codes for MFSRAVRPAVGLARSLSTSSQNNAKVAVLGASGGIGQPLSLLLKNSPLVSQLSLFDIAHTPGVAADLSHIETRAQVTGHMGPDQLDAALQGCDVVVIPAGVPRKPGMTRDDLFNTNATIVATLADACARNCPEAIVCIIANPVNSTIPITSEIMKKYGVYNPNKVFGVTTLDIVRANAFVAELKGLDPARVNVPVIGGHAGVTIIPLISQCTPKVEFPADQLAALTARIQDAGTEVVKAKAGAGSATLSMAYAGARFTFSVLDAMNGKEGVVECAYVRSEETECKYFSTPLLLGKNGIEKNLGLGKLTAFEEKLVADAMGELKGSIKKGEEFVANMK; via the coding sequence atgtTCTCCCGCGCAGTGAGGCCCGCCGTCGGCTTGGCCCGGAGCTTGTCCACCTCGTCTCAGAACAACGCCAAGGTGGCGGTGCTAGGAGCGTCCGGCGGAATAGGCCAGCCGCTTTCCCTGCTGCTCAAGAACAGCCCCCTGGTGAGTCAGCTCTCCCTGTTCGATATCGCCCACACACCCGGGGTGGCCGCCGACCTCAGCCACATCGAGACCCGGGCCCAAGTTACCGGCCACATGGGGCCCGACCAGCTGGATGCCGCCCTGCAGGGCTGCGACGTCGTGGTGATCCCCGCCGGTGTGCCGAGGAAACCCGGCATGACCCGCGATGACCTTTTCAACACCAACGCCACCATCGTAGCCACCTTGGCCGACGCCTGCGCCCGCAACTGCCCCGAGGCCATAGTGTGCATTATCGCCAACCCCGTCAACTCCACCATCCCCATTACATCAGAGATCATGAAGAAGTATGGAGTCTACAACCCCAACAAAGTGTTTGGTGTCACCACCCTTGACATTGTCAGAGCCAACGCCTTCGTGGCAGAGCTTAAAGGCCTTGACCCAGCCCGTGTCAATGTACCAGTCATTGGAGGTCACGCAGGAGTGACCATCATCCCCCTGATCTCCCAGTGCACACCCAAGGTAGAGTTCCCCGCTGACCAGCTGGCTGCCCTGACAGCCAGGATCCAGGACGCCGGCACAGAGGTGGTGAAGGCCAAGGCTGGAGCTGGATCTGCCACCCTGTCCATGGCCTACGCAGGTGCCCGCTTCACCTTCTCCGTCCTGGATGCCATGAATGGAAAGGAAGGAGTTGTGGAGTGCGCCTATGTCCGATCCGAGGAGACCGAGTGCAAGTACTTCTCCACGCCTCTCCTCCTGGGGAAGAACGGCATTGAGAAGAACCTTGGGCTGGGCAAGCTGACCGCCTTCGAGGAGAAGCTGGTCGCCGACGCCATGGGCGAGCTGAAGGGTTCAATCAAGAAGGGCGAGGAATTCGTGGCTAACATGAAGTGA